The following coding sequences lie in one Thermoanaerobaculia bacterium genomic window:
- a CDS encoding 4Fe-4S dicluster domain-containing protein produces MPKVMRKMIQIDEDRCDGCGLCMPSCPEQALQLVDTPAGKKARLVGEIFCDGLGACVGACPTGAMTVQEMEAEPYDDSATVQRIREVAPEMLQAHMDHMREHGMVDNSRESNTVQLHHGGGCPGSRMIAWKEEASSGEEPEDIPSELTQWPVQLHLVSPSAPYFRDADLVIAADCVPFAYPNFHRDFLKGKAVAVGCPKLDDIQAYISKIRDIARQSRPRSIQVAFMEVPCCFGLVQAVKMAVNQAELDIPVEPVRISVRGEKEVLSETRRQAG; encoded by the coding sequence ATGCCGAAAGTCATGAGAAAAATGATCCAAATCGATGAAGACCGCTGTGACGGGTGCGGTCTCTGCATGCCGTCCTGTCCGGAGCAGGCCCTTCAGCTCGTAGATACACCGGCGGGGAAGAAGGCCCGGCTGGTCGGGGAGATTTTCTGTGACGGCCTGGGAGCCTGCGTAGGAGCCTGTCCCACCGGCGCCATGACCGTTCAGGAAATGGAAGCGGAGCCCTATGATGATTCGGCCACGGTTCAGCGGATCAGGGAAGTCGCTCCGGAGATGCTCCAGGCCCACATGGACCATATGCGGGAGCATGGAATGGTAGACAATTCCAGGGAATCAAACACGGTTCAGCTCCACCATGGAGGCGGATGTCCCGGATCCCGAATGATCGCGTGGAAAGAGGAGGCGTCATCAGGGGAAGAGCCGGAAGACATTCCCTCCGAGCTGACGCAGTGGCCGGTTCAGCTGCACCTGGTCTCCCCTTCCGCCCCTTACTTTCGGGATGCCGACCTGGTCATCGCCGCCGATTGTGTACCCTTCGCCTATCCTAATTTTCACCGGGATTTCCTGAAAGGCAAGGCTGTTGCCGTCGGCTGTCCCAAGCTGGACGATATTCAGGCTTACATTTCAAAGATTCGCGACATCGCCCGCCAATCCCGACCCCGGTCCATTCAGGTGGCTTTCATGGAAGTCCCCTGCTGTTTCGGACTCGTACAGGCCGTGAAAATGGCCGTGAACCAGGCAGAACTGGACATCCCCGTGGAACCCGTCCGAATTTCCGTACGGGGAGAAAAAGAAGTCCTTTCCGAGACCCGTCGGCAGGCAGGATAA